The Chaetodon trifascialis isolate fChaTrf1 chromosome 17, fChaTrf1.hap1, whole genome shotgun sequence genome has a segment encoding these proteins:
- the pogza gene encoding pogo transposable element with ZNF domain produces MEQVVESTARGGVDLLMVCDEEEQYVCPQPSEREEEEEEEAKEHDEDLEASVSPMEEDEADPPPVRIISIPAEAVSSCSPPEHTGTLQSPGAPLGFKVNGRLVALLPGGGGAELKLSAHPGGSASGFTTVRIPPAATVRSPAETHHINTTAPPPPAGPGPGPEVDPTPIITGVVSGEAAQRVLSIHSVNFTSSPLLTGLKTPPSGPVPPRSGRLLRKGQLGPVSPPDCLVCMSPYKLITELRGFMCLCSPVIAQSLKNLRKNNHRRKSRDKNKTKTCRPFRDPQSCSKVSKTRPGLSATKVVSPSERTRRLSDDFLSDQSPAFSPQQAQSEPPPDPLCGKLVIMVEDFYYGSAPGRSPVKPTAAGRKFTGPYRCTHCPKTLRNNVKLMSHMQQHVSTMSQQDGRMDSVSSCPHCFRSFLSPFKLQCHLEAVHSQYESTAMCKICELQFDGEPAFLWHMKSTHKPGEMPYVCQVCDFRSSFYSDVWSHFQQLHADSDHLLCQYCLRVLRSSTCYQQHFARHQKKHVFSCDQCRLHFLYVKERTEHKLLHHRTHIRPPQLTGLKPGTKVTVRTYSVVGGSEVEDGLRKASPCKVVDVDPPPPTQEVPKRKPVESLGPLLSSLSQDSEDAGVSLPSQRCVECLSSFEDFSSHFPSLVHCSLCRFLTCCSTSYANHMINNHSACRKKPQYHSIFQSDLRLSQTLRCVSCTFSTCRGDVMANHLAERPDHHYIKLTHSGNTHSYTRARVRAHTHTHTHTHTHTHTHTHTHTHTHTHTHTRSFLQNDQKHQESQTLNNHIKAKRLIGRSVSAAGWWFDQQRATEDNQSDSPMRVNDSPSLPLSLSLSLSHTHSVTSSLGRGGGAFIPIHLLPSGQTSAQLSIKALASPSPLSSPPAMTIKFLGPHPQPEQRPASPLSASQLSAVLFALCHGVSQASWRYRTSPLTIRSWIGQRERQLSDRTWCWRSENVAEWVLSQREQQLSVSEDVLLLMARRALGEDSPLMDCHSWTVDFLLRHQLSLQPTHTDAGRHHRGRLPKVIRDNSRTFVHLLSTQVHSNRVPPRCVASMDELSIFIDLDQFSKQNPSALRLSGSVEDTPVFDVVLCALSDGTLLPPQLFFRGTSSHVPEGFPENVLLEARQEGFTDQDRLGIWTNEVWSPHVACNSESVLMVDVHRGHLTHEFRDTLTSMSTGIAFIPSGCCCLLQPLDVCVTPVLRDFLQARWTQLVSQGGLDGLGLDQLALTLACWLSEVSSTLNSETHVLRRSFALTCNLQEVEGRAEAARMIQALTETLVQPLESSEPPADPKPQLELLLVMEEEQKEVQQEAESLQGLREDGHLN; encoded by the exons ATGGAACAGGTGGTGGAGAGTACAGCAAGAGGAGGTGTTGATCTGCTGATGgtgtgtgatgaagaggagcagtaTGTCTGCCCTCAGCcctcagagagagaagaagaggaggaggaggaggcgaaggAACATGATGAAG atctGGAGGCTTCTGTCAGTCCGATGGAGGAGGACGAAGCCGACCCCCCACCAGTCAGGATCATCTCCATCCCAGCTGAagcagtcagcagctgcagccccCCCGAACACACTGGCACGCTGCAG AGTCCAGGTGCTCCTCTGGGCTTCAAGGTGAACGGTCGGCTCGTCGCCCTCCTGCCTGGAG GTGGCGGCGCAGAGCTGAAGCTGAGCGCTCATCCTGGAGGTTCAGCCAGCGGCTTCACCACGGTCCGGATCCCCCCCGCTGCGACTGTCCGCAGCCCTGCGGAGACTCACCATATCAACACCAcggctccccctcctcctgctggacCTGGACCCGGACCCGAGGTGGACCCCACCCCTATCATCACAG GTGTGGTCTCAGGTGAAGCGGCTCAGAGGGTTTTGAGCATCCACAGTGTGAACTTCACCTCCAGCCCCCTTCTGACGGGCCTGAAGACCCCCCCCTCTGGCCCTGTCCCACCCAGGAGCGGCAGACTCCTCCGGAAAG gtcAGCTGGGACCCGTCTCTCCTCCCGACTGTCTTGTCTGCATGTCTCCGTACAAACTCATCACGGAGCTCCGAGGATTCATGTGT ctgtgcagcCCTGTGATCGCCCAGAGTCTGAAGAACCTGAGGAAGAACAACCACCGAAGGAAGAGCAGAGACAAGAACAAGACCAAGACCTGTAGACCCTTCAGAGACCcccagagctgcagcaaagTGTCAAAGACTCGACCAGGACTCAGTGCT ACCAAAGTCGTCTCTCCGTCCGAGAGGACGCGCAGACTGTCTGACGACTTCCTGTCGGACCAGTCCCCTGCCTTCAGCCCCCAGCAGGCCCAGTCTGAGCCTCCACCTGACCCTCTTTGTGGTAAACTGGTCATAATGGTGGAGGACTTCTATTACGGCTCCGCCCCTGGACGAAGCCCCGTCAAACCCACCGCAGCGGGAAGAAAATTCACCGGCCCGTACCGCTGCACCCACTGTCCTAAGACGCTCCGCAACAACGTCAA GTTGATGAGTCACATGCAGCAACACGTGTCGACCATGTCTCAGCAGGACGGACGCATGGACTCTGTGTCTTCGTGTCCTCACTGTTTCcgttccttcctctctcccttcaaACTGCAGTGTCACCTGGAGGCTGTGCACAGCCAGTATGAGTCCACAG CCATGTGTAAGATCTGCGAGCTGCAGTTTGACGGCGAGCCGGCGTTCCTCTGGCACATGAAGAGCACTCACAAGCCCGGAGAGATGCCCTACGTCTGCCAG gtgtgtgactTCAGGTCGTCCTTCTACTCAGACGTCTGGTCTCACTTCCAGCAGCTTCACGCTGACTCTGATCACCTGCTGTGTCAGTACTGTCTGAGAGTGCTGCGCAGCAGCACCTGCTACCAGCAGCACTTCGCCAGACACCAG aagaaGCACGTGTTCAGCTGTGATCAGTGCCGTCTTCACTTCCTGTACGTTAAAGAACGCACTGAACACAAGCTGCTGCACCACAGGACCCACATCAGACCTCCACAGCTCACTGGACTCAAACCTGGAACCAAG gtGACTGTGAGGACTTACTCTGTGGTCGGAGGGTCAGAGGTTGAGGACGGACTGAGGAAAGCGTCTCCATGTAag GTGGTAGATGTTGACCCGCCCCCACCCACACAGGAAGTCCCTAAAAGGAAACCAGTGGAGAGTCTGGGACCCCTGCTGTCCAGCCTCAGCCAGGACAG CGAGGACGCCGGCGTGTCCCTGCCCTCTCAGCGCTGCGTGGAGTGTCTGTCTTCCTTTGAGGACTTCAGCTCTCACTTCCCCTCGCTGGTCCACTGCTCGCTCTGCAGGttcctcacctgctgctccacGTCCTACGCCAACCACATGATCAA caaTCATTCAGCCTGCAGGAAGAAGCCTCAGTACCACAGCATCTTCCAGTCAGACCTGAG gttgtCACAGACGTTGAGGTGTGTGTCGTGTACATTTTCCACCTGCAGAGGAGACGTGATGGCCAATCATCTGGCAGAGAGACCAGACCATCATTACATCAAGTTAACACACAGCggtaacacacactcatacacacgcgcgcgcgtgcgcgcgcacacacacacacacacacacacacacacacacacacacacacacacacacacacacacacacacacacacacacacacacacacggagcttTCTCCAAAACGACCAGAAACACCAAGAAAGTCAAACGTTAAACAATCACATTAAAGCCAAACGTCTGATTGGTCGGTCGGTCTCAGCAGCAGGGTGGTGGtttgaccagcagagggcgacAGAGGACAACCAATCAGACAGTCCAATGAGAGTCAATGAT tctccctccctccctctctctctctctctctctctctctcacacacacagtgttacatCATCCCTCGGTCGGGGCGGCGGAGCCTTCATCcccatccacctcctcccctcagGTCAGACCTCCgcccagctgtcaatcaaagccctcgcctccccctcccccctctcctctcccccgGCAATGACCATCAAGTTCCTGGGGCCCCACCCACaacctgagcag cgtccagcctctcctctgtcGGCCTCCCAGCTCTCGGCGGTCCTCTTCGCTCTGTGTCACGGCGTCTCTCAGGCGTCCTGGCGTTACCGGACGTCTCCTCTCACCATCCGGTCGTGGATTGGACAGCGGGAGCGTCAGCTGTCGGACAGGACGTGGTGCTGGAGGTCGGAGAATGTGGCGGAGTGGGTACTGAgtcagagggagcagcagctgagcgtGAGCGAGGACGTCCTGCTGCTGATGGCGAGGAGAGCTCTGGGAGAGGACAGTCCGCTGATGGACTGTCACAGCTGGACCGTAGACTTCCTGCTGAGACACCAGCTCAGTCTGCAGCCCACACACACCGACGCCGGCCGGCACCACCGAGGAAGACTGCCAAAGGTCATCAGAGACAACAGCCGGACGTTCGTACACTTGCTGTCCacacag gtCCACAGTAACCGTGTTCCTCCTCGCTGTGTGGCCTCCATGGACGAGTTGTCCATCTTCATAGACCTGGACCAGTTCTCGAAGCAGAACCCTTCAGCCCTGCGGCTGTCCGGCTCTGTTGAGGACACGCCGGTGTTTGACGTTGTCCTCTGCGCTCTGTCTGACGGGACACTCCTGCCCCCGCAGCTGTTCTTCAGAGGAACCTCGTCACACGTTCCTGAAGGGTTCCCAGAGAACGTTCTGCTGGAGGCTCGACAGGAAGGCTTCACAGACCAGGACCGCCTCGGCATCTGGACCAACGAG GTGTGGAGCCCCCACGTGGCCTGTAACAGTGAGTCTGTGTTGATGGTGGACGTCCATCGAGGACACCTGACACACGAATTCAGGGACACTTTGACCTCAATGTCCACAGGCATCGCCTTCATCCCGTCAGGATGCTGCTGTCTTCTGCAGCCGCTGGACGTCTGTGTGACGCCGGTGCTCAGAGACTTCTTGCAG GCCCGGTGGACTCAGCTGGTGTCTCAGGGGGGTCTGGACGGTCTGGGTCTGGATCAGCTGGCTCTGACTCTGGCCTGCTGGCTCAGTGAGGTTTCCTCCACCCTGAACTCAGAGACGCACGTCCTCCGCAG GTCGTTCGCCTTGACGTGTAacctgcaggaggtggaggggcgAGCGGAGGCGGCGAGGATGATCCAGGCCCTGACCGAGACTCTGGTCCAGCCTCTGGAGTCCTCGGAACCTCCGGCCGATCCCAAAccacagctggagctgctgctggtgatggaggaggagcagaaggaggtgCAGCAGGAGGCGGAGTCGCTTCAGGGCCTCAGGGAGGACGGACATCTGAACTGA